The following are from one region of the Isoalcanivorax indicus genome:
- a CDS encoding MFS transporter: MQACSTDLTLEDAPPPPADARAWAGLAVLALPTFLLGLDVTVLYLALPALAADLQPGSTQALWIMDIYGFMIAGFLITMGALGDRIGRRKLLMIGAALFGLASVLAAFAPSANALIAARAMLGIAGATLMPSTLALISNLFSQPRQRALAIGVWATLFALGMAAGPVVGGLLLSLFWWGSAFLVAVPLVLLLLLLAPRLLPEHRASSQAPLDLGSVALSLAAILPVIYGIKELARLGLHGNALLSLCAGLMLAVVFVRRQQRLAHPLLDMTLFASRRFSAALVVLLVGLVGVAGVMLLVTQYLQLVAGLSPLAAGLWMGPPALMMVCAGIGAPLLARRFRPGLVVASALTLSTLGYLLLARLSASAEAVPVAIAGFSLVYLGLGTIAALGTHLVVSAAPPAQAGSASAMSEMVQEMGIALGVALLGSLATLLYRVRMATLPEVTAGELAPDHPALDSLWGAARDAGTLISPSMLEEARAAFVHGLNITAGLSGLAILLLALLAALTLHHVRALDDGSHA; this comes from the coding sequence ATGCAGGCCTGCTCCACCGACCTCACCCTTGAAGACGCCCCGCCACCACCCGCCGATGCCCGGGCCTGGGCGGGGCTGGCGGTGCTGGCCCTGCCCACCTTCCTGCTCGGGCTGGATGTCACCGTGCTCTATCTCGCCCTGCCCGCACTCGCCGCCGATCTGCAACCCGGCAGCACCCAGGCCCTGTGGATCATGGATATCTACGGCTTCATGATCGCCGGCTTCCTGATCACCATGGGCGCACTGGGCGACCGCATTGGCCGCCGTAAACTGTTGATGATCGGTGCGGCGTTGTTCGGCCTGGCTTCCGTGCTGGCGGCCTTTGCGCCCAGTGCCAACGCGTTGATCGCCGCGCGGGCGATGCTGGGTATCGCCGGTGCGACCCTGATGCCCTCAACACTGGCGCTGATCAGCAACCTGTTCAGCCAACCCCGGCAGCGGGCCCTGGCCATTGGTGTCTGGGCAACCCTGTTTGCGCTGGGCATGGCTGCCGGGCCGGTGGTGGGTGGCCTGCTGCTGAGTCTGTTCTGGTGGGGCTCCGCATTTCTGGTGGCGGTGCCGCTGGTGCTTCTGCTGCTACTGCTGGCGCCTCGTCTGCTGCCCGAACACCGGGCCAGCAGCCAGGCGCCTCTGGATCTCGGCAGCGTGGCGCTGTCGCTGGCTGCCATTTTGCCGGTCATTTACGGCATCAAGGAACTGGCGCGGCTTGGCCTGCATGGCAACGCGCTGCTGAGTCTGTGTGCCGGGCTGATGCTGGCCGTGGTGTTCGTACGGCGACAACAACGTCTGGCCCATCCCCTGCTGGACATGACCCTGTTTGCCAGCCGCCGTTTCAGCGCCGCACTGGTGGTCTTGCTGGTGGGCCTTGTGGGGGTTGCCGGAGTGATGCTGCTGGTCACGCAATACCTGCAATTGGTGGCGGGCCTGTCACCGCTCGCGGCGGGGCTATGGATGGGGCCGCCAGCCCTGATGATGGTCTGCGCCGGGATCGGCGCCCCCCTCCTTGCGCGGCGTTTCAGGCCCGGGCTCGTGGTCGCCTCGGCCCTAACGCTGTCCACCCTTGGCTATCTGCTGCTGGCCCGATTATCCGCATCGGCCGAAGCCGTACCCGTGGCCATCGCTGGCTTCTCGCTGGTATATCTGGGTCTGGGCACGATCGCCGCGCTGGGCACGCATCTGGTGGTCAGTGCGGCACCGCCTGCCCAGGCAGGCTCGGCCTCTGCCATGTCCGAGATGGTGCAGGAGATGGGCATCGCCCTGGGCGTTGCACTGCTGGGCAGCCTGGCCACCCTGCTCTATCGGGTTCGCATGGCGACGCTGCCGGAAGTCACCGCAGGGGAGCTGGCGCCGGACCACCCGGCTCTGGACAGCCTCTGGGGTGCCGCCCGTGACGCGGGCACGTTGATATCGCCGTCGATGCTGGAGGAGGCGCGCGCCGCGTTTGTGCACGGGCTGAACATCACGGCGGGCCTCAGCGGCCTGGCGATACTGCTGCTCGCGCTGCTGGCCGCCCTGACATTACATCATGTCAGGGCGCTGGATGACGGAAGCCACGCGTGA
- a CDS encoding DUF1801 domain-containing protein, translated as MHDDARAYNARQTPDDRAICDLLAHEIDRHLPEAESRVWHAHPVWFLDGNPVVGYSKLKHCVRLLFWSGQSFEEPGLKKEGRFKAAEARYTHVDQVDTDALARWLGKARDIQWDYKNIVRRKGQLERL; from the coding sequence ATGCATGACGATGCGCGCGCCTACAACGCCCGCCAGACACCGGACGATCGGGCCATCTGCGATCTGCTGGCCCACGAAATCGATCGCCATCTGCCGGAGGCAGAAAGCCGGGTATGGCATGCCCACCCGGTCTGGTTTCTGGATGGCAATCCGGTGGTCGGCTACAGCAAGCTCAAGCACTGCGTGCGCCTGCTCTTCTGGAGCGGCCAGTCGTTCGAGGAACCCGGCCTGAAAAAGGAAGGCCGCTTCAAGGCGGCCGAAGCCCGTTACACCCATGTGGATCAGGTGGACACCGATGCCTTGGCTCGCTGGCTCGGCAAGGCCCGGGACATACAATGGGATTACAAGAACATTGTGCGCCGCAAGGGTCAGCTGGAACGCTTGTAA
- a CDS encoding MBL fold metallo-hydrolase, whose protein sequence is MGATWLTGPGRLLTRFGERPLFREGLYRVAQDSYAWMVPNGAWGETNIGLLDCKGQSVLIDTCWDLGHTTEMLDAMQTVTADSPISHVINTHADGDHCWGNQLFAEQTIIASQACVDQMHHTSPRAMTALKHAASVSRHFPMRTVSDFGCYMGEMLSPYDFRGVRVKAATQTFVQETALRINGVELLLTQVGPGHTDGDIIVFVPERRVAYTGDIVFADSTPVAWAGPVENLVRALQRLLQLDADVLVPGHGPLATRKMVRQQIDYWEFLQAQLYTACLRGVPPQDAARELLLSSRFRSTPFARWGSPERAISSAFTLYRHWGAPQSPLPGKLGILNVLRHQAGLAMDMPEASPAIMHCRHRR, encoded by the coding sequence ATGGGCGCAACATGGCTGACGGGCCCCGGAAGGTTGCTGACACGCTTCGGCGAGCGGCCACTGTTTCGTGAGGGGCTCTATCGCGTCGCGCAAGACAGCTATGCCTGGATGGTGCCCAACGGCGCCTGGGGCGAAACCAATATCGGCTTGCTGGATTGCAAGGGCCAGAGCGTCCTGATTGATACCTGCTGGGACCTGGGGCATACCACCGAAATGCTGGACGCGATGCAGACCGTTACAGCGGATTCGCCCATCAGCCATGTCATCAATACACATGCCGATGGTGACCATTGCTGGGGCAACCAGTTGTTTGCGGAGCAGACCATTATTGCGTCGCAAGCCTGCGTCGATCAGATGCACCACACCAGCCCCCGCGCCATGACCGCGCTCAAGCACGCGGCTTCGGTGTCGCGGCATTTTCCCATGCGCACCGTCTCTGACTTTGGCTGCTACATGGGCGAGATGTTGTCACCCTATGATTTTCGGGGTGTGCGGGTAAAAGCCGCCACGCAAACCTTTGTGCAAGAGACGGCGCTGCGCATCAATGGTGTGGAACTGCTACTGACCCAGGTGGGCCCGGGCCATACCGATGGCGATATCATCGTATTTGTGCCGGAGCGGCGGGTGGCTTACACCGGCGATATCGTATTCGCCGATTCGACGCCTGTTGCCTGGGCCGGGCCGGTGGAGAATCTGGTTCGTGCGCTGCAACGGTTGCTGCAGCTGGATGCAGATGTGCTGGTACCGGGCCACGGGCCGCTGGCCACGCGCAAGATGGTACGCCAACAAATCGACTACTGGGAATTCTTGCAAGCGCAGTTGTACACGGCCTGCCTTCGCGGCGTGCCACCGCAAGACGCGGCCCGTGAGTTACTGCTGTCTTCCCGTTTCCGCAGCACGCCGTTCGCCCGTTGGGGATCACCGGAGCGGGCCATCAGCAGCGCCTTTACCCTGTACCGGCATTGGGGAGCACCGCAAAGTCCTTTACCCGGCAAACTGGGCATCCTGAATGTGCTCAGGCATCAGGCCGGCCTGGCCATGGACATGCCCGAGGCGTCGCCGGCGATCATGCATTGCCGTCACCGGCGATAG
- a CDS encoding fumarylacetoacetate hydrolase family protein, with translation MKIKRLRDAAAPEGSRLVVIDGPPGAQPPDWLLPLAPAVAGLQPDVTRTGETALLPFQPRSFRDGMLFERHWIQSSRGYVRRFMPSVYPLTRLYETVMRRPFPAFRPPALWQRQPIYYFGNHLSIVAGDTAVAYPDHTRAFDYELELGIVLGKPLHNASPEQALDAIGGFVVLNDFSGRDIQRAEMQSGFGPQKCKHFMSSISQQLVTADEVLPRIDALAGTVHLNGDLVTRTSTAGMRYSLGELLSFLSCNEPLFPGELIGTGTLPGGCGMEAGRLLERGDTLRLAIEGVGEITHTIL, from the coding sequence ATGAAAATCAAACGCCTGCGCGACGCAGCCGCCCCGGAAGGCTCACGCCTGGTGGTCATCGATGGTCCGCCTGGCGCACAGCCGCCGGACTGGTTGTTGCCGCTCGCGCCTGCTGTCGCAGGGCTGCAACCTGACGTTACCCGGACCGGGGAAACCGCATTACTGCCGTTTCAGCCGCGCTCGTTTCGCGACGGCATGTTGTTCGAGCGCCACTGGATTCAATCCTCGCGCGGCTATGTGCGCCGCTTCATGCCGTCGGTGTATCCCCTGACGCGGCTGTACGAAACCGTGATGCGCCGGCCCTTCCCGGCCTTCCGGCCACCCGCCCTGTGGCAGCGCCAGCCGATCTATTACTTCGGCAATCATCTGAGCATCGTTGCCGGTGATACCGCCGTCGCCTATCCCGATCACACCCGCGCTTTCGACTATGAGCTGGAGCTCGGCATCGTGCTCGGCAAACCGCTGCACAACGCCTCACCCGAGCAAGCACTGGACGCCATTGGCGGCTTCGTCGTGTTGAATGATTTTTCAGGCCGGGACATTCAGCGCGCAGAAATGCAATCCGGTTTCGGTCCGCAAAAATGCAAACATTTCATGTCGTCAATCTCGCAGCAGCTGGTCACCGCCGACGAAGTGCTGCCGCGCATTGACGCACTGGCGGGCACCGTTCATCTCAACGGCGATCTGGTGACACGCACCTCTACGGCCGGCATGCGTTACTCGCTCGGCGAGCTGCTGTCTTTTCTGTCATGTAACGAGCCCCTGTTCCCCGGCGAGTTGATCGGCACCGGCACACTGCCCGGCGGCTGCGGGATGGAAGCGGGCCGCTTGCTCGAACGCGGCGACACCTTGCGCCTTGCTATCGAAGGCGTCGGCGAGATCACGCATACCATCCTGTAA
- a CDS encoding TetR/AcrR family transcriptional regulator yields the protein MAKVSGIVMPEGKRLLLNAAARLAARRGSAHGLVLREVAREAGLNHNTFYRHFDDMDAMLQAIAEDFATQLRQGIRAARANAAPGAPPSLDVVGWLFDHAQQYADVFTVALRELHGPPGPLRDVVRQTLADIAQDMHEDLCRFPGLGAIDPVLLRQAVDLLVRHSVWLCLDFLEQPERREALLDNAREAFTTLTLGVLARSKP from the coding sequence ATGGCAAAGGTGTCAGGCATCGTTATGCCGGAAGGCAAACGGCTGCTGCTGAACGCTGCGGCACGATTGGCCGCACGTCGCGGCAGCGCGCACGGACTGGTGTTGCGAGAAGTCGCGCGGGAAGCCGGGCTGAACCACAACACCTTCTATCGCCACTTTGATGATATGGACGCGATGTTGCAGGCCATCGCGGAAGACTTCGCCACCCAGCTGCGCCAGGGCATTCGTGCGGCACGGGCGAACGCGGCACCCGGCGCGCCGCCTTCCCTCGACGTGGTCGGCTGGCTGTTCGATCACGCGCAACAGTATGCGGACGTCTTCACCGTCGCCCTGCGTGAACTGCACGGCCCACCGGGGCCGCTGCGTGATGTCGTGCGCCAGACCCTGGCGGATATTGCCCAGGACATGCACGAGGACCTGTGCCGGTTTCCCGGACTTGGCGCGATCGACCCGGTTCTTCTGCGTCAGGCCGTCGACCTGCTGGTGCGCCATAGCGTCTGGCTGTGCCTGGATTTCCTGGAGCAACCCGAGCGCCGCGAGGCGTTGCTGGATAACGCCCGGGAAGCCTTTACCACCCTCACCCTCGGCGTCCTGGCCCGCAGCAAGCCCTGA
- a CDS encoding LysR family transcriptional regulator gives MNIDLNLLSLFQAVAEADSFRAAADRLGVTRSAVSQGMRRLEDSIGTALVTRTTRSVRLTEAGERLSAALARPLSDITGVLESLAAEDQPRGLLKLAVTSIAEEFLSGPLLAAFAEAHPAITLDVTVTDEEFDIVAAGFDAGVRLGEVIEQDMIAVPVTGAQREAVVAAPAYVATYGAPTHPRDLIHHRCIGWRRAPSVAPYRWEFEENNVAFDVAVAPQITTNDLRLMLRSALCGAGITFATRETFRPYVERGELVWLLEDFLPPFPGFYLYYPQRKNLAPKLRALIDHVRH, from the coding sequence ATGAATATCGATCTGAATTTGCTCTCTTTGTTTCAGGCGGTGGCGGAAGCAGATAGCTTCCGCGCTGCGGCGGACCGACTCGGTGTGACCCGCTCCGCCGTAAGCCAGGGCATGCGGCGCCTGGAAGACAGCATCGGCACTGCGCTGGTCACGCGCACCACGCGCTCGGTCAGGCTGACCGAAGCCGGTGAGAGGTTGTCAGCGGCGCTGGCGCGACCGCTGTCCGACATTACCGGGGTGCTGGAAAGCCTGGCGGCGGAAGATCAGCCGCGCGGCCTGTTGAAGCTCGCCGTGACCTCGATCGCCGAGGAGTTTCTATCCGGTCCCTTGCTCGCGGCTTTTGCCGAGGCCCACCCGGCGATCACCCTTGATGTGACGGTCACCGATGAGGAGTTCGATATCGTTGCGGCCGGTTTCGACGCGGGCGTGCGACTGGGAGAGGTGATTGAACAGGACATGATTGCCGTGCCCGTTACCGGCGCCCAACGAGAAGCCGTTGTGGCCGCACCGGCCTACGTGGCCACGTATGGCGCGCCCACCCATCCCCGCGATCTGATTCACCACCGCTGCATCGGCTGGCGCCGGGCGCCGAGTGTTGCGCCTTACCGGTGGGAGTTTGAAGAAAACAACGTTGCCTTTGACGTTGCCGTGGCACCGCAAATCACCACCAATGACCTGCGCCTGATGCTGCGTTCGGCGCTGTGTGGTGCCGGTATCACTTTTGCGACGCGCGAGACCTTCCGGCCCTACGTGGAACGCGGCGAGCTGGTCTGGTTACTTGAGGACTTCCTGCCGCCATTCCCCGGGTTTTATCTCTATTACCCACAGCGCAAAAACCTGGCGCCAAAGTTACGGGCATTGATCGACCACGTGCGTCACTGA
- a CDS encoding SDR family oxidoreductase has product MNKIVLVTGASGGIGEGIARELAAHGAKVLLGARRGDRIDAIAKEIRAAGGTAEARILDVTDCSAMAAFAQAALDLWGRIDVLVNNAGVMPLSPLAAGKLDEWERMVDVNIKGVLWGIGAVLPIMTRQESGQIINIGSIGALQVVPTAAVYCATKFAVRAISDGLRQESSAIRVTCVNPGVVESDLASTITHEDTRAVMDQYRAIALQPEDIARAVRQVIEAPDSVDTTEITLRPTASPQ; this is encoded by the coding sequence ATGAACAAAATTGTTCTGGTAACCGGCGCGTCCGGCGGCATTGGTGAAGGCATCGCCCGGGAGCTCGCTGCCCACGGCGCCAAGGTGTTACTCGGGGCGCGTCGAGGCGACCGTATTGACGCCATCGCCAAGGAAATTCGTGCAGCCGGCGGCACGGCAGAGGCTCGGATACTGGACGTCACTGATTGCAGCGCCATGGCAGCGTTCGCCCAGGCCGCCCTGGACCTTTGGGGGCGCATCGACGTTTTGGTCAACAATGCCGGTGTCATGCCTCTGTCCCCCCTTGCCGCCGGGAAACTGGATGAATGGGAGCGCATGGTCGACGTGAACATCAAGGGGGTGCTCTGGGGCATCGGTGCCGTGCTGCCGATCATGACGCGGCAGGAGAGCGGTCAGATCATCAACATCGGCTCGATTGGCGCGTTGCAGGTCGTGCCCACTGCCGCCGTCTATTGCGCCACAAAATTTGCGGTGCGCGCGATTTCCGATGGGCTGCGACAGGAAAGCAGTGCCATCCGCGTGACCTGCGTGAACCCCGGCGTGGTGGAAAGCGATCTGGCGTCGACCATTACGCATGAAGACACCAGGGCGGTGATGGATCAGTACCGTGCCATTGCGTTGCAACCAGAGGATATCGCCCGGGCGGTACGTCAGGTGATCGAAGCACCGGATAGCGTGGATACCACCGAGATTACCCTCCGACCCACAGCCTCCCCGCAGTGA
- a CDS encoding nuclear transport factor 2 family protein, giving the protein MTVSLDNRRSNHVAYAVLITLTCVISAMPAYATKTSAAARNQAIVQHAFDNWARGSNVFTELLASDVRWTIHGSGPMAGTYVGLEHFIAQAAAPLTSRLMSPLIPEVHDIWAVGDAVIIRFDASATTTSGGIYTNQFVWIFRMHEGLVTDAEAFLDLVAYQDVVDNNVARQP; this is encoded by the coding sequence ATGACAGTTTCCCTGGATAATCGCCGCTCGAATCACGTCGCATATGCCGTGCTGATCACGCTGACTTGCGTGATCAGCGCCATGCCGGCGTACGCCACGAAGACATCGGCGGCAGCGCGCAATCAAGCTATCGTGCAGCACGCTTTTGACAACTGGGCTCGGGGCAGCAATGTCTTTACCGAACTTCTGGCCTCTGATGTCAGATGGACAATACACGGCTCGGGCCCGATGGCCGGCACTTACGTCGGTCTTGAACATTTCATTGCGCAAGCTGCTGCGCCGCTGACCAGCCGCCTGATGAGCCCGCTGATTCCCGAGGTTCATGATATCTGGGCGGTGGGCGACGCCGTGATTATCCGCTTCGACGCATCGGCCACAACAACCTCGGGTGGCATCTACACCAACCAGTTTGTCTGGATCTTCAGGATGCACGAGGGTCTTGTCACGGATGCGGAGGCGTTCCTGGATCTCGTGGCCTATCAGGACGTGGTCGACAACAATGTTGCGAGACAGCCGTGA
- a CDS encoding DUF4287 domain-containing protein, producing MAEEKKVQGPASYFPSIEKRYGFPISHWLELLEAQKELKHMEMVALLKNDHGLGHGHANALVAYFRHQRGAEH from the coding sequence ATGGCAGAAGAGAAAAAGGTACAGGGTCCGGCGTCCTACTTCCCGTCTATCGAGAAGCGCTACGGGTTCCCCATCAGCCACTGGCTTGAGCTGCTGGAAGCACAAAAAGAACTCAAGCACATGGAGATGGTGGCGCTACTGAAGAATGATCACGGGCTTGGCCATGGGCATGCCAATGCGTTGGTCGCTTATTTCCGTCATCAACGCGGCGCTGAGCATTAA
- a CDS encoding TonB-dependent receptor, giving the protein MLGLVALQSVARAAQLPVIDVVAEQGADVPRSISDHRIDAEQLALRTVSLQMTQPDNRNTGIFLRGLGTTAFNDGMRGSVGVTVDEVYLGRQALFPAHLYDLESVEIVRTPALAGPGPATSVGALHLRHRPPEWHTGAALQSTLGSHGLMQHQLVANGEMLPGQLAARVSAYRHRRDGVVDNRFDGRKLNNEYHDGARVQLLWQPLADMRARLLLERTRLDEACCAYSVAHYSQASQARAAALGHPLLPANPYSRQVAQDSDNRRLMDQDSATLHLDAWVSPALRLVSVTGWRDWQMDAWYDLDSIDLAVAPRGGASMAHQQWSQELRLEGALGVSLDYRLGAYYLEQSHDRVRGLQYGPDAARWFTAGMGLPPMDDALLASVLDGGTVVSPGTESARHRALYAQTDWAPRPGIDVSAVLRHSHDRTHGTTARRVGGLQPIPPIPEFLALRAALLGQNSDARHRRRDESLDGGLYGGYTMASGVRYQAGVSTGFKPGGINGETVSGSVPPTFRPEQSRSLEAGVIAPLPGQAQVSMTLYQIEIRDYQALTYNPDSSPLIPQMNNIINVERVRSRGVEVEAQTPLPGSLNLATGAGYNDARYLDFPEAPCPPESGELFCDLSGERMANAPRWTAYADLRHVYLLSDGRQLYSGLHYHWRSGYHGTTERGTGSHVDSRGLLDAHVGVRHARWEVELWARNLTDEDYMTAVFALNGGGDYGALAGAPRTVGMSLLLRTR; this is encoded by the coding sequence GTGCTGGGCCTGGTGGCCTTGCAGTCTGTCGCCCGGGCGGCGCAGCTACCGGTCATTGATGTGGTCGCGGAGCAAGGCGCTGACGTGCCCCGGTCGATCAGCGACCATCGTATCGATGCCGAACAGCTGGCATTGCGCACCGTGTCGTTGCAGATGACCCAGCCGGATAATCGCAATACCGGCATTTTTCTGCGTGGCCTCGGCACCACCGCGTTCAATGATGGCATGCGCGGCAGTGTTGGCGTCACTGTGGATGAGGTGTATCTGGGGCGCCAGGCCCTGTTTCCTGCGCATCTCTACGATCTGGAATCGGTGGAGATTGTGCGTACGCCGGCACTGGCCGGGCCTGGCCCGGCGACCAGCGTGGGCGCATTGCATCTGCGTCATCGCCCACCTGAGTGGCATACCGGCGCGGCCTTGCAGAGCACGCTGGGCAGTCACGGATTGATGCAGCATCAACTGGTGGCCAACGGCGAAATGCTGCCGGGGCAGTTGGCTGCCCGCGTATCGGCCTATCGTCACCGGCGCGACGGTGTGGTCGACAACCGGTTTGATGGCCGCAAGCTCAACAACGAATATCATGATGGCGCCCGGGTTCAACTGTTGTGGCAGCCGCTGGCGGATATGCGGGCGCGCCTGCTGCTTGAACGCACGCGGCTTGATGAAGCGTGCTGCGCCTATTCTGTCGCGCACTACAGCCAGGCCTCGCAGGCCCGGGCGGCTGCACTGGGACATCCGCTGTTGCCCGCCAACCCTTACTCGCGCCAGGTGGCGCAAGACTCGGACAATCGCCGACTGATGGATCAGGATTCCGCCACCCTGCACCTGGATGCCTGGGTGTCGCCCGCGCTGCGCCTGGTCAGTGTGACCGGCTGGCGCGACTGGCAGATGGATGCCTGGTATGACCTGGACAGCATCGATCTGGCGGTGGCGCCGCGCGGTGGGGCCAGCATGGCGCATCAGCAGTGGAGTCAGGAGTTGCGTCTGGAAGGGGCGCTGGGCGTGTCACTGGATTATCGCCTGGGCGCCTATTATCTGGAGCAATCCCATGACCGGGTGCGAGGCCTGCAATATGGCCCGGATGCGGCGCGCTGGTTTACGGCCGGCATGGGATTGCCGCCGATGGACGATGCGCTGCTGGCGAGTGTGCTCGATGGCGGCACGGTGGTGTCGCCGGGCACGGAATCCGCTCGTCACCGAGCCCTTTATGCGCAGACAGACTGGGCACCCCGGCCCGGCATTGATGTCAGCGCGGTATTGCGCCACAGCCACGATCGTACGCACGGCACCACAGCGCGACGCGTGGGCGGCCTGCAACCGATACCGCCGATCCCCGAGTTTCTGGCCCTGCGTGCGGCGCTGCTGGGGCAGAACAGCGATGCCCGTCACCGGCGCCGCGACGAGAGTCTGGATGGTGGCCTGTATGGCGGTTACACCATGGCGTCGGGCGTGCGTTATCAGGCCGGCGTCAGCACCGGCTTCAAGCCAGGGGGCATCAATGGTGAGACGGTGTCTGGCAGTGTGCCGCCGACCTTCAGGCCGGAGCAAAGCCGCAGTCTGGAAGCCGGCGTGATCGCGCCGCTGCCCGGCCAGGCGCAGGTGAGCATGACGTTGTACCAGATCGAGATTCGTGATTACCAGGCGCTGACCTACAACCCGGATTCGTCGCCACTGATCCCGCAGATGAATAACATCATCAATGTTGAACGGGTGCGTTCCCGCGGGGTGGAAGTGGAGGCGCAGACCCCGTTGCCTGGCAGCCTGAATCTGGCCACCGGGGCGGGCTACAACGACGCGCGTTACCTCGATTTTCCGGAAGCACCGTGCCCGCCGGAATCCGGCGAGCTGTTCTGTGACCTCAGCGGTGAACGCATGGCCAATGCACCGCGCTGGACCGCCTACGCCGACCTGCGCCACGTCTACCTGCTGAGCGACGGCCGCCAGCTGTACAGCGGCCTGCATTACCACTGGCGCAGCGGTTATCACGGCACCACCGAGCGCGGCACCGGCAGTCATGTCGACAGCAGGGGACTGCTGGATGCCCACGTTGGTGTGCGTCATGCGCGCTGGGAGGTCGAATTGTGGGCGCGCAATCTCACGGATGAAGATTACATGACGGCTGTCTTTGCCCTGAATGGCGGCGGCGACTACGGCGCCCTGGCGGGCGCACCGCGCACGGTGGGAATGAGCCTGCTACTGCGCACCCGCTGA